CCCAACACAACGACGATCGATGTGGCATCGAATAAGACTATTGTCAGGCTGGGAGCCAAAGGTGTTATCCGAGGTAGTGGACTGCGTCTTGTGAACGGCGCGTTGAATGTCATCGTCCAGAACATCCATATCACAAACATTAATCCCGGATACGTCTGGGGTGGAGATGGGATATATATGAATGGCTGTGATTTGATCTGGATTGATCATGTGAAGATTTCATTGGTTGGACGGCAGATGATATCTATGGGATATGAATCCAGTGAGTTACCTTGTATTATGTGAAACAGTTTATATTCTCAATGAATACTGATCAGGTTCTAACAGGTGGACGCGTCACCATTCCAGACACCGAGTTCGACGGACGAACCGATCATTCTTCTACCTGCGACGGACATCATTACTGGACCATCCTTGGACTTGGAGAGAACGATAAAgtgtccttcttcaacaactGGATCCATCATACCTCTGGACGCTCTCCAGACCTGGGTTCCGTGAGCGCCTGGCACATTTTCAACAACTACTGGTCCAACAATACAGGACATGCTTTCTCTGTCACCCCTGAGCCTGCTATCCTACTGGAAGGAAACGTATTCCATGATGTAGCGAGACCGACTGAGCCTGGCAATGGATATGGCATGTTTATCACGAACTCGAGCACGGTCACTACCTGCGACTCAGCTATGAAGCGCCCGTGTCAAGAAAATCTGCTCACAGGCAGCGGGGACCTATCACCTTACACAACAAATAATGTGACATCATTACAGACAATCGCTGATGCAGATGAacagaacatcaacatcatgcCCGTCAGCCAGGTTCGAGCCAATGTCCTGGCTAATGCTGGCATTGGGAAGGTCGGATTCAACAGTACTGTCACTCCTACAGTTTCAACTTCAAGTTCAGTCATGACTCCACCTGCCACTGTGGCACCTTACCAGGCCCACAAGGACAACAGTCATGGCCATCAATATGTGCGCTTTCACCATCGACGCCCCTAAGCGTcgttctctctctctctctcttttttttttttttttttttttttttttttttttttgtttttgttaaCATGCTCGAGTGTTTCGATCCTGTATCGGTActcctcttgttcttcagtTTGGCAGGCCTTTACGTTATTATATGGATGTTGATTTGTAGGTTATTGTTGCTCGTGGTTTGTTGAAATGATAATAATCGTCCCTTGTATTTGAGCTTGTATGAAAGATATCCATGATATCTATGTCTAGGAGCATGGTGTCGTGGGCAGCCCGTCTACTAATTTTCCTTCCAATCCTCACAGTTACTAGCGGTCTATCTTTAGATCGAATCTGGTACTGGAGTATGCTCCTCACACGGTCCCTATCGATGATGGAAAGGCAAACAGATTCTAGATAGGTAGACTTCTAAAGATGTGTAAGAGGTAATTCCTTAAAATAGTATCTTCCAGGATATGTATATTGTAAGGTTGGCATCCAAGGCTTTCAATAGATTAAGAAGCAGCAGTTTCTCTACACGGTATAGACGATGCTATACAATGTAGGGACTCATTGACTAGTGAACGCCAAACCTATTTGCAAGTGAGGGGATCATGGCTCTGAGAAGACTAGAACAGGCTCATTAACCCTAGACCCTCTGTGGGGAGGGGAATTGTGAAAGTTCATATTTTGTATATTTGCCCCTAGCTAGGGAGTGAGAGACCTTCTCAGTTACATCTCGCGGCAACTACAGTAAGACCAATTCCATGTGCTAGAATATCTTTAATTAGTCCCTGTTGATATCCTTTATTGATTTTGGAGGGTTCTCTTCAACACTtgacaagaaaagaagactaGGAGATGGTGTACGGGCACCCCACAATCAAAACTCAAGAGCGATTAGAATTGATATAACCAATTAACTCGTAGTATCTTCAACGACCTTACTATCCATGGGACTGAACTAGGTCGGATTTAAGATCTAGGACCCGCACCCAACTTGCGCCGATGTCGGCTACGAACTTAAATAGACGACCCTGAAGGGCGGGGGTTGTTCTGTACTAGAATCTCTGTTTCACCCTCTATTTGGTCACATATTCGAACATAATTGCTTGATGCATTTAGGGCCAGAACAGTATTGGCGACAGGACTCGCCCAGTGCTAGTCTAGTGTCTCCATTAGTCGCTCACTGCACCGTTTGGCGCCTTGACCGACGCTTATAGTGACAGTGTATGGGCCGCATATCAAACGCCGGTTATCTTATCTATCTCGTCTAGGCCGCGGAAAAGtgctttgaagaaaagagtttGGACCTAGCCAATTAGCGGctatagatatctagatATCTATCCGCGCTTAGTTTAGGAAACTGACGGAGCACTTGGCATTCGACATTCCGAACATCAACCATATCCGCATTCACACGCAGTCACACATACTTAACCAGCTGTGGCTTCAACTCTCATGCAAGCTTAAATTGATAGATCAGAATGCCCACAACGCTTTTAGACCTACCAAGCGAGCTCCTAGACCGAATCGTCGAGCTGGTGTTGTGCTACAAAGGCCTGGCCCCAGAACACCCCCTACCACCATGGCTAAACTATGTGCCTTGGCCCCGTCAGGAGGGGGACTGTCTTTCTGCACCGCACGGTGTTTATACTGTTAAATACTGGAGGGCCCAGGAGAAATATCATGATGCCTGGATATCCAACTCTCTATCCCTCCTCCTTGTCAACCATCAAATAGCCGAAATAACCAAAAGAAGACTCGATGAATCAATTATGCCATCGATATTCAACCTCGACGTGATCCTCAGCGACGAGAGGGAACTACATCCACGATGGACCTTCCTTTCAAACCCCTGTCACCACGTCGACGATCTCACAGTCACCATCAGGGTAGCAGGCACTTGTCCAACAACGAACTGGCGCAGATACCACTTCCTACCCGACGGCGACTCCCCACCCCGAATCCTATGGACATTCTACTATCTGTTAGAACGCTTCCTGGAAGTCGGCCCTTTGGCCGAGCACAGAGTCCCTAGTTCCGGACCCCGTACGGACGATATGTCCTTTACGATCAACCGGTTAACCTTGGACTTTGTCTCACCAGTCAATCAGGAATCGTTAGCACCCGCCGATATGGGCTTCTGGGATTGGATAAACGGGGGCGCCGATGAAGAGCACACAAAGTCATCCACGGCACTTTGTAGTGGGGTTTTCGGGTTGCTTATGCGACCGACTTGGTTGGCTGATTTGATTAGTGAGTATGTTGGGTATCTTCTCGGTATGAGTATCTCTATGGCTCCTTATGGGAAGTTGTTGTATGAGTATGTAGGGAGTATCAGGATCTGTGTTGATGGGAAATTGATGAAGGAGTATCGCATCGATTATAGGTTAAAGGAACTGAATGATGCTGGCCTTGGAGAGGATTATAAAGCATATTGGGATTGTAAACggtggaaagagagggtTTATTGTATGCGTCAACAGGCTGGGCTTCCTGTTGTTTTGTGATGATTATTGGTCTGGACCTTTTTGGTCGTGGGTATATACTGTTTGTTAATGGTTGCTGTTTTGATATCAAGGTGTATATAGAATAACAGCAATGAGAAATACAACTCTAACGACTTTATGCTATCACATTTACAAGTAATGTATAATTTGACCATTGTTAAAAATGTCAATATATTCGACTAGACCATAGCTAGTGAGATTCAATGAAGAAACGGGGGAATTTAGCAATCGCCAAagatggtggagagaagtatatatataaaaggaTGCGCCCTACAAAAGATTAAAAGATAAATGGTAAACAAGAACAGCTGTTAAAGAATGCGACTTCAAACCCTCTCTAGAAAATAGCATTCAGCTTCAAGCCCGTCTGACGAAGACGAACACCCAAAACCAAAGTCGACCCTACAATCAACAAAACACccgagaagatcttcatccCGGTATAAGATCCACCCGAGTGTTGCAATATAGCGCCTGCGATCGGGTTGGTCGTCAGGCCACTGATAGAGGcgaacagaaaaagaagtccAGTTCTATATCCGATCTCTGCGAATGGGGAGAGTTTTACGACTAGACCAGGGGCAAGCGCAACGTACGCACCCGTGGCGAACCCAAAGAGAACGGCGAACACGATGGTTCCGGCGTTATTCGAGGCGGGTATCCATAGCGCTAGAACTAGGATGCCGGCGATGTAGGTGACAACCACGAAGATATTGTAGGAACCAATTTTGTCGGCGAAGACTCCGGCACCGAGACGACCGAAGAGACTATATGATTGTGTGGTTAGTGACGCTTGAGGGGTGGATTTT
The sequence above is a segment of the Aspergillus flavus chromosome 4, complete sequence genome. Coding sequences within it:
- a CDS encoding pectin lyase fold/virulence factor encodes the protein MKPFLLLSSLLASSALGSNLSTKVYGKPAGFAYSVTGGGNTTPAVPANVAQLLDWLTDSKPRVIVLDNEYNFIGNEGYCENCACCVFNTDTCGDGGQDAIETDFGWCGDRTPVDCTYPNTTTIDVASNKTIVRLGAKGVIRGSGLRLVNGALNVIVQNIHITNINPGYVWGGDGIYMNGCDLIWIDHVKISLVGRQMISMGYESSGRVTIPDTEFDGRTDHSSTCDGHHYWTILGLGENDKVSFFNNWIHHTSGRSPDLGSVSAWHIFNNYWSNNTGHAFSVTPEPAILLEGNVFHDVARPTEPGNGYGMFITNSSTVTTCDSAMKRPCQENLLTGSGDLSPYTTNNVTSLQTIADADEQNINIMPVSQVRANVLANAGIGKVGFNSTVTPTVSTSSSVMTPPATVAPYQAHKDNSHGHQYIESGTGVCSSHGKQILDR